CCCCATGAGCGTCAGCGTAACAGGGATGGAATTCTTTCTCGCGAGGCCGGCAAGATGTTTTGCGGCTCCGGAGGCCGTTATCCCTCCTCCCGCGTATATGAGGGGACGGTCCGCGTTGTTGATCACGCGCGCGATCTCGTTGATCGTGTCGTCGTCCATCCCGTAATGAGCCGACGGCGCCGGCACGTCGGGCCAGGCGTCGAATTCAACCTCCTGCAACTGGATATCTCTGGGAACATCGACGAGCACCGGGCCTGGCCGCCCGCTTTCGGCAACGCGGAAAGCCTCTCCTATTATGTAAGGCAATTCCCGGGCATCCTTTACAAGGTAATTGTGTTTCGTGATACACATCGTCATCCCGAAGGTATCGACCTCCTGAAACGCATCGGTCCCGATCATAGAGGTCGGCACCTGGCCGGTGATGGCTACGAGCGGGACGGAGTCCAGTTTCGCGTCGGCGATTGCCGTGATAAGGTTTGTAACGCCGGGTCCTGAAGTGGCAAGGCAGACGCCCGCCTTGCCTGTGGAGCGCGCCATGCCCTGGGCAATGAAACCTGCTCCTTGCTCGTGACGCGCCAGGACATGACGGACGCGGCTCTTGTAGAGGGCGTTATAGATGGGGAGATTGGCCCCGCCGGGAATTCCCGCGACAATC
This genomic interval from Syntrophorhabdaceae bacterium contains the following:
- a CDS encoding thiamine pyrophosphate-binding protein, with the protein product MKKNGAEMIIEALERQDVRIVAGIPGGANLPIYNALYKSRVRHVLARHEQGAGFIAQGMARSTGKAGVCLATSGPGVTNLITAIADAKLDSVPLVAITGQVPTSMIGTDAFQEVDTFGMTMCITKHNYLVKDARELPYIIGEAFRVAESGRPGPVLVDVPRDIQLQEVEFDAWPDVPAPSAHYGMDDDTINEIARVINNADRPLIYAGGGITASGAAKHLAGLARKNSIPVTLTLMG